Proteins encoded together in one Benincasa hispida cultivar B227 chromosome 1, ASM972705v1, whole genome shotgun sequence window:
- the LOC120078446 gene encoding receptor-like protein EIX2: MSHFLCHRISRNNQLKILHLRNNILSKHISDCWTNWRLLEAVNLDSNNLSGKLPSSMGSLINLEYLHLRNNSFFGKIPHFLKNCSSLITLDLGLNAFHGKIPTWIGTNLSNLKVLGLRSNQFSGLIPNELCHLSYLQIMDIGNNNLIGSIPHCFGNFTAMASTEYVRYDYYIFVRFSIYTGDLLLETAYGIAKGEEFQYDKILYLMTSMDLSHNNLSGEIPQEITNLMKLKSLNLSGNNMRLNIPQKIGSMTNVESLDLSRNQLSGQIPQSISKLPYLGYLNLSYNHLLGPIPTTTQLQSFDRSSFLGNE; this comes from the coding sequence ATGTCTCATTTCTTATGTCATCGCATAAGCCGAAATAACCAATTGAAGATTCTTCATCTTAGAAacaatattttgtcaaaacATATCTCAGACTGTTGGACAAACTGGAGGTTACTAGAAGCTGTGAACTTGGATAGTAATAATTTATCTGGAAAGCTACCAAGCTCCATGGGATCTCTAATCAACCTAGAGTATTTGCATTTACGCAATAATAGCTTTTTCGGAAAGATCCCTCATTTTCTTAAGAATTGCTCGAGCTTAATCACTTTGGATCTTGGTTTAAATGCATTTCATGGAAAAATTCCAACATGGATTGGGACAAATCTCTCAAATCTCAAGGTTCTTGGACTTCGATCTAACCAATTCAGTGGTTTAATCCCAAATGAACTCTGTCATCTCTCGTATTTGCAAATCATGGACATTGGGAACAACAACTTGATTGGGTCTATACCCCATTGTTTTGGAAATTTTACAGCCATGGCTAGTACCGAATATGTAAGGTATGATTATTACATCTTCGTTCGTTTTTCTATTTACACCGGTGATCTATTACTAGAGACTGCATATGGGATAGCTAAGGGCGAAGAGTTTCAATATGACAAAATCCTATACCTCATGACAAGCATGGATCTTTCACACAACAACTTATCAGGAGAAATTCCCCAAGAAATCACCAATCTTATGAAATTGAAATCTTTGAATCTTTCGGGAAACAATATGAGACTAAACATTCCACAAAAAATTGGAAGCATGACAAATGTGGAGTCTCTTGATTTATCAAGAAACCAACTCTCAGGACAAATACCACAAAGCATCTCCAAGTTACCATACTTGGGTTACTTGAACTTGTCTTACAATCACTTGTTGGGTCCAATTCCAACCACTACACAACTCCAAAGCTTTGATCGGTCAAGCTTCCTTGGCAATGAGTAA